In a single window of the Halomicroarcula saliterrae genome:
- a CDS encoding DNA-directed RNA polymerase subunit L, which produces MDLRVIDKSDTELAIEIAGEDHTFMNVIKGALLETDGVTAATYDVNPEQSGGQTDPVLTIKTAENVDALDALEDGTDRVIEKADSLTEAFEAAA; this is translated from the coding sequence ATGGACCTGCGCGTCATCGACAAGTCGGACACGGAACTCGCTATCGAGATTGCGGGCGAGGACCACACGTTCATGAACGTCATCAAGGGGGCGCTGCTGGAGACCGACGGTGTCACCGCGGCGACCTACGACGTGAACCCGGAGCAGTCCGGTGGCCAGACCGACCCGGTGTTGACCATCAAGACGGCGGAGAACGTGGACGCGCTCGACGCCCTCGAAGACGGGACCGACCGCGTCATCGAGAAGGCGGACAGCCTCACCGAGGCGTTCGAGGCGGCCGCGTAA
- a CDS encoding HalOD1 output domain-containing protein encodes MEHGPTASEAVITAVARRMGVDPLDMETPLYDAIDPDELNALLGGAGRTGRSPVEVTFQYYEYTVTVDSNGSVTLTE; translated from the coding sequence ATGGAACACGGACCTACCGCCAGCGAAGCCGTAATAACTGCGGTGGCGAGACGGATGGGGGTCGACCCACTCGACATGGAGACGCCGCTGTACGACGCGATCGACCCCGACGAGCTGAACGCCCTCCTCGGCGGCGCCGGCCGGACCGGCCGCTCGCCGGTCGAAGTCACGTTCCAGTACTACGAGTACACCGTTACCGTTGACTCGAACGGGTCGGTCACGCTGACGGAGTGA
- the hisF gene encoding imidazole glycerol phosphate synthase subunit HisF, translated as MTLTKRIIPCIDVDVDENGDAAVYTGVNFEDLEYTGDPVEMAKAYNESGADEFVFLDITASAEGRETMLETVSEVADEVFIPLTVGGGIRTREDIKETLRAGADKVSINSGAIANPDLIEAGAAAFGSQCIVISLDAQRRFDGQGEQYVEVDGESCWFECTVKGGREGTGLDAVEWATEAERRGAGEIFVNSIDADGTKDGYDIPLMKTVCETVSTPVIASSGCGGPEDMAEVFVDAGADAGLAASIFHFGEYSIAETKQYLDEQGIPVRL; from the coding sequence ATGACTCTCACCAAGCGAATTATCCCCTGTATCGACGTCGACGTCGACGAGAACGGGGACGCGGCCGTCTACACCGGCGTGAACTTCGAGGATCTCGAGTACACGGGCGACCCCGTCGAGATGGCCAAGGCCTACAACGAGTCGGGCGCGGACGAGTTCGTCTTCCTGGATATCACCGCCTCTGCCGAGGGCCGCGAGACGATGCTCGAAACCGTCTCCGAGGTCGCTGACGAGGTGTTCATCCCGCTGACCGTCGGCGGCGGCATCCGCACCCGCGAAGACATCAAGGAGACGCTCCGTGCCGGCGCGGACAAGGTCTCGATAAACTCCGGGGCCATCGCGAACCCGGACCTCATCGAGGCGGGCGCGGCCGCCTTCGGCAGTCAGTGTATCGTCATCTCGCTGGACGCACAGCGGCGCTTCGACGGGCAGGGCGAGCAGTACGTCGAAGTCGACGGGGAGTCCTGCTGGTTCGAGTGCACGGTCAAAGGCGGCCGGGAGGGGACCGGCCTCGACGCCGTCGAGTGGGCCACGGAGGCCGAGCGCCGGGGCGCGGGCGAGATATTCGTCAACTCCATCGACGCCGACGGCACCAAGGACGGCTACGACATCCCGCTGATGAAGACGGTCTGTGAGACGGTGTCGACGCCCGTCATCGCGTCGTCGGGCTGTGGCGGCCCCGAGGACATGGCCGAGGTGTTCGTCGACGCCGGCGCGGACGCCGGGCTAGCGGCCTCTATCTTCCACTTTGGCGAGTACTCTATCGCGGAGACGAAACAGTATCTGGACGAACAGGGGATTCCAGTTCGACTGTAA
- a CDS encoding LamG domain-containing protein, protein MVEDSRGASTVVGVLLLVGVAVVVGGVVAVGALAFLDGIGAPTANADFTYEQTPAGLRMTPQAISTGVTVQLNGRDVATFDPDSAGQSVLLPTAPGDRITVVSRDGERSVLVDRTVDDRSEVGDFVAYYTFEAGSGDTLVDRSGNGNNGTLSDYDGGSGPQWTSDSLSFDGRNDYVDVTGLEAETDVEEFTVAVAFTQRSVGGTSQLVEHYGGGNEWYLETDTDGTDYTVDYAVNNEDGDIVNTGTRYPTGERQVVVGTFDGSTYELFVDGETVAEGTYDSDVEMGNLVVGADAPNADIQYLDGEIHEIRLYYTAFEGEEVGAITNAMG, encoded by the coding sequence ATGGTGGAGGATTCGCGGGGGGCGTCGACGGTCGTCGGGGTGTTGCTGCTGGTCGGGGTCGCGGTGGTCGTTGGCGGCGTCGTGGCCGTCGGCGCGCTCGCGTTTCTCGACGGTATCGGCGCGCCGACGGCGAACGCGGATTTCACCTACGAACAGACGCCGGCCGGGTTACGGATGACGCCACAGGCCATCAGTACCGGCGTGACCGTCCAGCTAAACGGGCGTGACGTGGCGACGTTCGACCCTGACAGCGCCGGCCAGTCGGTGTTGCTCCCGACCGCGCCGGGCGACCGCATCACGGTGGTCTCACGGGACGGCGAGCGGTCGGTGCTGGTCGACCGGACCGTCGACGACCGCTCGGAGGTCGGTGATTTCGTCGCCTACTACACGTTCGAGGCAGGCAGCGGCGACACGCTGGTCGACCGGTCCGGTAACGGAAACAACGGCACTCTCAGTGACTACGATGGCGGGTCGGGCCCCCAGTGGACAAGCGACTCGCTCAGCTTCGACGGCCGGAACGACTACGTCGACGTGACCGGCCTCGAAGCGGAGACCGACGTCGAGGAGTTCACCGTCGCCGTGGCCTTTACGCAGCGGTCGGTCGGCGGGACGAGCCAGCTCGTCGAACACTACGGCGGCGGGAACGAGTGGTACCTCGAAACCGACACCGACGGCACGGACTACACCGTCGATTACGCGGTGAACAACGAAGACGGCGACATAGTCAACACCGGGACGCGCTACCCGACCGGGGAGCGCCAGGTCGTCGTCGGCACCTTCGACGGGTCGACCTACGAGCTGTTCGTCGACGGCGAGACGGTCGCGGAGGGGACCTACGACAGCGACGTCGAGATGGGGAACCTGGTCGTCGGCGCCGACGCGCCGAACGCGGACATCCAGTACCTCGACGGCGAGATACACGAGATTCGGCTCTACTACACCGCCTTCGAGGGGGAGGAAGTCGGAGCTATCACCAACGCCATGGGGTAG
- a CDS encoding DUF7550 family protein produces the protein MADDHHGEDRPDYDPDHVDLPAKAPPLRSTAPQSDFTMGQVSRGAVIALVGLALTFGVALALV, from the coding sequence ATGGCAGACGACCACCACGGCGAAGACCGGCCCGACTACGACCCCGACCACGTCGACCTGCCCGCGAAGGCCCCACCGCTCCGGTCGACGGCACCACAGAGCGATTTCACCATGGGACAGGTCTCACGGGGCGCAGTCATCGCGCTCGTCGGGCTGGCGCTGACGTTCGGTGTCGCGCTGGCGCTGGTGTAG
- the purL gene encoding phosphoribosylformylglycinamidine synthase subunit PurL, translated as MSLSDADHELVVEEIGREPTRAEAALFENLWSEHCAYRSSRPLLTAFDSEGDQVVIGPGDDAAVVSLPTYDGDEMYITMGVESHNHPSYVDPFDGAATGVGGIVRDTLSMGAYPIALADSLYFGEFEREHSQYLFEGVVEGISHYGNCIGVPTVAGSVAFHEDYEGNPLVNVSCIGLLKPERTVTAEAQEPGNKLVLVGNSTGRDGLGGASFASEDLAEDAETEDRPAVQVGDPYAEKLLIECNEALLDEELIESARDLGAAGLGGASSELVAKGGLGARIELDRVHEREPNMTALEYLLAESQERMVYEVAPENVDRVAELAARYELGCSVIGELTEAGTNYVCTFEGETVVDVGAEFLGDGAPMNDLPSEAPPVQERDLPTMDLAEAFERIVASPNTASKRWVYRQYDHEVQVRTSVLPGDDAALLAIRESGTGLAFSAGADPNWTDAAPYEGARAVALENATNVAAKGAVPHAAVDCLNGGNPEKPDVYGGFKGIVDGLADMCSELDVPVVGGNVSLYNDSATGPIPPTPTLALVGVKEGYDAPSMELSGEGSLVVVGDLGLEGEADPRLGGSEYTALFGGTDAFPELPADPTGLVQTIAEVADEDHVLASHDVSHGGLAVTLAEMIHEDAGADVSLETVDRGTRKRLLFGEQPGRVVFETTDPAAVREAFDGVAPVTELGEADGSNHLSITVNEDTLQYHAGEIADLRDTIDDELA; from the coding sequence ATGAGCCTGTCCGACGCTGACCACGAGCTCGTGGTCGAAGAAATCGGTCGGGAGCCAACGCGAGCAGAGGCCGCGCTCTTCGAGAACCTCTGGAGCGAGCACTGTGCCTACCGCTCCTCGCGACCGCTCCTGACGGCCTTCGACTCCGAGGGCGACCAGGTCGTCATCGGCCCCGGTGACGACGCCGCAGTCGTCTCCCTGCCGACCTACGACGGCGACGAGATGTACATCACGATGGGCGTCGAGTCCCACAACCACCCGTCCTACGTCGACCCGTTCGACGGCGCGGCCACCGGCGTCGGCGGCATCGTCCGGGATACGCTCTCGATGGGCGCCTATCCCATCGCGCTCGCGGACTCGCTGTACTTCGGCGAGTTCGAGCGCGAACACTCGCAGTACCTCTTCGAGGGCGTCGTCGAGGGTATCTCCCACTACGGCAACTGCATCGGTGTTCCCACCGTGGCCGGCTCGGTCGCCTTCCACGAGGACTACGAGGGCAACCCGCTGGTGAACGTCTCCTGTATCGGCCTGCTGAAGCCCGAACGGACCGTCACCGCCGAGGCCCAGGAGCCGGGTAACAAGCTCGTCCTCGTCGGGAACTCGACGGGCCGGGACGGGCTTGGCGGGGCCTCCTTCGCCAGCGAGGACCTCGCGGAGGACGCCGAGACCGAGGACCGCCCGGCGGTCCAGGTCGGTGACCCGTACGCCGAGAAGCTGCTCATCGAGTGTAACGAGGCGCTGCTGGACGAGGAGTTGATAGAGTCGGCTCGCGACCTCGGGGCGGCCGGGCTCGGTGGGGCCTCCTCCGAACTGGTCGCGAAGGGCGGGCTGGGCGCGCGAATCGAACTCGACCGCGTCCACGAGCGCGAACCCAACATGACGGCGTTGGAGTACCTGCTGGCCGAGAGCCAGGAGCGCATGGTGTACGAGGTCGCCCCCGAGAACGTCGACCGCGTCGCCGAACTCGCGGCGCGCTACGAGCTCGGCTGCTCGGTCATCGGCGAACTCACCGAGGCCGGCACGAACTACGTCTGTACGTTCGAGGGCGAGACGGTCGTCGACGTCGGGGCCGAGTTCCTCGGCGACGGGGCCCCGATGAACGACCTGCCGAGCGAGGCCCCGCCGGTCCAGGAGCGGGACCTGCCGACGATGGACCTCGCCGAAGCGTTCGAGCGCATCGTCGCCAGCCCGAACACCGCCTCCAAGCGGTGGGTGTACCGCCAGTACGACCACGAGGTGCAGGTCCGGACGAGCGTGTTGCCGGGCGACGACGCCGCCCTGCTCGCGATTCGGGAGTCGGGCACCGGGCTGGCCTTCTCGGCCGGCGCGGACCCCAACTGGACCGACGCCGCGCCCTACGAGGGCGCCCGCGCGGTCGCGCTGGAAAACGCCACGAACGTCGCCGCGAAGGGCGCCGTCCCCCACGCCGCCGTCGACTGCCTGAACGGCGGCAACCCCGAGAAGCCCGACGTCTACGGCGGCTTCAAGGGCATCGTCGACGGGCTCGCCGACATGTGCAGCGAGCTCGACGTGCCGGTGGTCGGTGGCAACGTCTCGCTGTACAACGACTCGGCGACGGGGCCAATCCCGCCGACACCGACGCTCGCGCTGGTCGGCGTCAAGGAGGGGTACGACGCCCCCTCGATGGAGTTATCGGGCGAGGGGAGCCTCGTCGTCGTCGGTGATCTCGGGCTGGAGGGCGAAGCCGACCCGCGGCTGGGCGGCTCCGAGTACACCGCGCTCTTTGGCGGGACCGACGCCTTCCCCGAACTGCCCGCGGACCCGACCGGGCTCGTACAGACCATCGCCGAGGTGGCCGACGAGGACCACGTCCTCGCCTCCCACGACGTGAGCCACGGCGGCCTGGCGGTGACGCTCGCGGAGATGATCCACGAGGACGCCGGCGCCGACGTCTCGCTGGAGACGGTCGACCGGGGCACCCGAAAGCGGCTCCTCTTTGGCGAACAGCCCGGTCGCGTCGTCTTCGAGACGACCGACCCGGCCGCCGTCCGGGAGGCCTTCGACGGCGTCGCCCCCGTGACGGAACTGGGCGAGGCCGACGGCTCGAACCACCTCTCGATTACGGTCAACGAAGACACGCTGCAGTATCACGCCGGAGAGATAGCCGACCTGCGCGACACTATCGACGACGAGCTGGCCTGA
- a CDS encoding TetR/AcrR family transcriptional regulator: MASTDIGEDARAEVAVAVQEALAQHGYERLTTAKIAEHYPNSEAGLYYYFDSKDEMIAAFLEHAAYYLSEDLLQVDTDAPEEALRNACAFLFRTPEHEYAGIAVAIMELLSHAPYNETLRGPLLELETACLDALTDIVESGIEQDVFRQVDPRATAAFLLAAADGSTGIAVALEMDVADDLEAGWSAYVDSLLAESA, translated from the coding sequence ATGGCGAGTACCGACATTGGCGAAGACGCACGGGCGGAGGTCGCCGTTGCCGTCCAGGAGGCGCTCGCCCAGCACGGCTACGAGCGGCTGACGACCGCGAAGATAGCCGAACACTACCCGAACAGCGAGGCGGGGCTCTACTACTACTTCGACAGCAAAGACGAGATGATCGCTGCCTTCCTCGAACACGCGGCCTACTATCTCAGCGAAGACCTGCTTCAGGTCGACACCGACGCGCCCGAGGAAGCGCTGCGGAACGCCTGTGCGTTCCTCTTTCGGACGCCCGAACACGAGTACGCCGGTATCGCGGTCGCCATCATGGAGCTGCTCTCGCACGCGCCCTACAACGAGACGCTCCGGGGACCGCTGCTGGAACTGGAGACCGCGTGTCTCGACGCGTTGACCGACATCGTCGAGTCCGGCATCGAGCAGGACGTGTTCCGTCAGGTCGACCCTCGGGCGACCGCTGCGTTCCTGCTGGCGGCGGCCGACGGGTCGACGGGCATCGCCGTCGCGCTGGAGATGGACGTGGCCGATGACCTCGAAGCCGGCTGGTCGGCGTACGTCGACAGCCTGCTGGCCGAGTCGGCGTGA
- a CDS encoding YqjF family protein: MVIPLEMGWRHLLFENWPVDPELMDSHLPDGLSPDTFDGTAWLSVVPFTNVDVRPKGLPKWAGLPLPELNVRTYVTRDGVPSVYFFSLDAQGVSSVVGARLFHHLPYYYARISLEWESGRVEFDSRRKHPGARPARYDATYWPSGEPFSAPEEPLGAFLVERYRFYTEAPDGTLRYTDVSHDPWTLYPATAEVRTDTLCSADGFDRPGADPVYYYSPGLDVVAQPSQRAPAGGAL; encoded by the coding sequence ATGGTCATCCCGCTGGAGATGGGCTGGCGGCACCTCCTCTTCGAGAACTGGCCGGTCGACCCCGAGCTGATGGACTCGCACCTGCCGGACGGACTCAGTCCCGACACCTTCGACGGGACGGCGTGGCTATCGGTCGTCCCCTTCACGAACGTCGACGTCCGACCGAAGGGGCTCCCGAAGTGGGCCGGCCTCCCCCTGCCGGAGCTCAACGTTCGCACGTACGTCACTCGCGACGGCGTTCCGAGCGTCTACTTCTTCAGCCTGGACGCACAGGGCGTAAGCAGCGTCGTCGGCGCGCGGCTCTTCCATCACCTGCCGTACTACTACGCCCGCATCTCGCTGGAGTGGGAGAGCGGCCGGGTCGAGTTCGACAGTCGGCGCAAACACCCCGGGGCCCGACCCGCCCGCTACGATGCGACCTACTGGCCCAGCGGCGAGCCGTTCAGCGCGCCCGAGGAACCACTCGGTGCGTTCCTGGTCGAGCGCTACCGCTTCTACACCGAAGCGCCGGACGGGACGCTCCGGTACACTGACGTGTCTCACGACCCGTGGACGCTGTATCCGGCCACGGCCGAGGTCCGGACCGACACGCTCTGTTCGGCCGACGGCTTCGACCGACCCGGGGCCGACCCGGTGTACTACTACAGCCCGGGTCTCGACGTGGTCGCACAGCCGAGCCAGCGCGCGCCCGCAGGGGGTGCGCTGTGA
- a CDS encoding thiol-disulfide oxidoreductase DCC family protein, protein MSDPSELPGGDHPVLLFDGVCNLCNGLVQFIVPRDPEGVIHFAPLQSAAAKALLSGHGLPPSDLDSVVLVEDGDVYRKSDAVIRVAELLGWPYRAAGAGRVVPAPLRDALYDLVADYRYDLFGRKDRCMLPDEDVQDRFLG, encoded by the coding sequence GTGAGCGACCCCAGCGAACTGCCGGGCGGAGACCACCCGGTCTTGCTGTTCGACGGCGTCTGCAACCTCTGTAACGGCCTGGTTCAGTTCATCGTTCCGCGGGACCCGGAGGGCGTCATCCACTTCGCGCCGCTCCAGTCGGCGGCAGCGAAGGCGCTGCTCTCGGGCCACGGGCTCCCGCCCAGCGACCTCGACAGCGTCGTCCTCGTGGAGGACGGCGACGTCTACCGAAAGTCCGACGCGGTCATCCGCGTCGCGGAGCTGCTGGGCTGGCCCTACCGGGCCGCGGGCGCCGGCCGCGTCGTCCCAGCGCCGCTCCGGGACGCGCTGTACGACCTCGTCGCCGACTACCGCTACGACCTGTTCGGCCGAAAGGACCGGTGTATGCTCCCCGACGAGGACGTACAGGACCGCTTTCTCGGGTGA